Proteins from a single region of Aureibacter tunicatorum:
- a CDS encoding T9SS type A sorting domain-containing protein, translating into MKKTTYLFLSLLILTLRSYSQTSYTSVGKFDPNNPQATITKIKDCHAIYSQDIAVNSLFDPVIERHVIEICPENPRIQTSFITISTDKNDDSVNNNSFEIYEGKFEDVWAVTQFKQELILTNTPLYLNEIIYNDGFKIMSKDTINGCLTVVWDVYTYDDVNIEIKTDCASKCKSIESFIDPVNIDGIKHNRFLNTSKSISASGYGGVDFLILNDSLNAYLNTNGIYGLDTSMPSRYDSLLNYEQSDELSSFNWIIDGAKGLDENQFTSFFVDQGLNNVIVQLSINDNSSGLLHDTTKVRTCEATSMPLHIKYISDQFDQAPFSSSDIIEVPLSINDLHFYPNSIKPEIVELECNYPNVYFEQNEPSLIPDGENYSGARLEHIIPCNYFNIQKGDIESLEIELEHSYVGDLSLILESPDGKQVKLLSPNRFNGASFGNPFTYQKDGQWTDADDGKRDNMSPQYGQAYKYIWSATEGIELSYHYQTKDDNLPNNNNAFPEGTVFKIEGDLDTFIDSPAHGIWKLICYDHKLGNNGFIKSFKINAPILEYSFSPQIPPNEYWEIYSMDKSLLFDFPKFDENEINYIQDEFIGLDFYGLYINRYESGIPFPIEDQPSKTQIYSFYWTDEPIFEVEESITHINIHNGINTGSVELSVANGLAPYTITTSSPHGQEGMRFTQLESGQHEFTIIDAVGNMESHMITIKNSDIVLGSIDAKNNISIDPNPFEDYMLINNSKYLNSLQITDLQGKAVIELDNDIPKRLDTSQLSSGIYMIICVTDEGNQTFKLIKK; encoded by the coding sequence ATGAAAAAAACTACTTACTTATTTTTATCGCTCTTGATTTTAACGTTGCGAAGCTATAGCCAAACGAGCTATACATCCGTTGGAAAATTCGATCCGAACAATCCTCAGGCTACAATAACCAAAATCAAAGATTGCCATGCTATTTACAGTCAAGATATCGCGGTTAACAGCCTCTTTGATCCTGTTATCGAAAGACATGTGATTGAGATCTGCCCTGAAAACCCCAGAATTCAAACGTCCTTCATAACCATCTCTACGGATAAAAACGATGATTCAGTCAACAATAATAGCTTCGAAATTTATGAAGGAAAATTTGAAGATGTATGGGCAGTCACTCAATTCAAACAAGAACTAATACTCACAAACACCCCTTTGTATCTCAATGAGATCATTTACAACGACGGTTTCAAAATCATGTCCAAAGACACCATAAACGGATGTCTTACCGTAGTCTGGGATGTATACACTTATGATGATGTGAATATAGAGATTAAAACCGATTGCGCCAGCAAGTGCAAAAGCATAGAGTCCTTTATCGATCCTGTGAATATAGATGGCATTAAGCACAATAGATTTCTCAACACAAGCAAAAGCATTTCCGCTAGCGGATACGGAGGGGTAGATTTCTTAATTCTCAATGATAGTCTAAATGCGTATTTGAACACAAATGGAATATATGGACTTGACACGAGCATGCCTTCGCGATATGACAGTTTGCTTAATTATGAGCAATCGGATGAACTATCGAGCTTCAACTGGATCATAGATGGAGCAAAAGGTCTGGATGAAAATCAATTCACTTCATTCTTCGTCGATCAGGGATTAAATAATGTAATCGTTCAACTTTCTATTAATGACAATAGTTCAGGCCTATTGCATGATACCACAAAAGTGAGAACTTGCGAAGCTACCTCCATGCCTTTGCATATAAAATACATAAGCGATCAATTTGACCAAGCCCCATTCTCTTCTTCTGATATCATTGAAGTGCCATTAAGCATTAATGATTTACATTTTTACCCTAATAGCATAAAGCCTGAAATTGTTGAACTAGAATGCAATTACCCAAACGTTTATTTCGAGCAAAACGAACCGTCGCTTATACCAGACGGAGAAAACTATTCAGGCGCAAGGCTTGAGCACATCATTCCATGCAATTACTTTAATATTCAAAAAGGAGATATAGAAAGCTTAGAAATAGAGCTGGAGCATTCTTATGTCGGAGACTTGTCATTAATATTAGAATCCCCGGATGGCAAACAAGTGAAGCTATTATCCCCTAACAGATTTAATGGGGCTTCATTTGGCAATCCTTTCACCTACCAGAAAGACGGTCAATGGACTGATGCCGATGACGGCAAAAGAGACAACATGTCTCCCCAATACGGGCAAGCATACAAGTACATTTGGAGCGCAACAGAAGGAATTGAGTTGAGCTATCATTATCAAACCAAAGATGATAACCTTCCAAACAATAATAATGCTTTCCCTGAAGGCACTGTTTTCAAGATTGAGGGAGATTTGGATACATTCATTGATAGTCCTGCCCATGGGATATGGAAGCTGATATGTTATGATCATAAACTAGGAAACAACGGTTTTATTAAGAGTTTCAAAATTAATGCTCCGATACTCGAATACTCTTTTTCCCCACAAATTCCCCCAAATGAATATTGGGAGATTTATTCCATGGATAAAAGCTTGCTCTTTGATTTTCCAAAATTTGATGAAAATGAAATAAATTACATTCAAGACGAATTCATAGGCCTTGATTTTTATGGATTATACATCAATCGATACGAATCAGGAATTCCTTTCCCTATAGAAGACCAGCCCAGCAAAACTCAAATTTATTCGTTTTACTGGACTGACGAACCTATCTTCGAAGTAGAAGAATCCATCACTCATATCAATATTCACAATGGAATTAACACAGGGTCTGTTGAGCTCTCAGTTGCAAACGGCCTAGCCCCTTACACTATCACAACCTCATCGCCTCATGGCCAAGAAGGCATGAGATTCACACAGTTAGAAAGCGGCCAGCATGAATTCACTATCATTGATGCCGTAGGCAATATGGAATCTCATATGATTACGATAAAGAACAGTGATATCGTGCTTGGCTCAATCGACGCAAAAAATAACATCAGCATTGATCCAAACCCTTTTGAAGACTACATGCTAATCAATAACAGCAAGTACTTAAACTCGCTTCAGATTACAGACCTTCAAGGAAAGGCAGTCATAGAACTGGACAACGATATTCCCAAGCGACTTGACACAAGCCAATTAAGTTCTGGAATATACATGATCATATGCGTTACCGATGAAGGCAACCAAACTTTCAAATTGATAAAGAAATAA
- a CDS encoding alpha/beta hydrolase, which translates to MSNFKAGTNEVTFKSQGATLAGLIFTPENFDASEKYPTVVFSGPFNQVKEQMGSVYGKKMAALGYVFLSYDPYSFGESEGMPRNNEHAHHKMESIRDAVSYLGTLPFVDRDKLFGFGGCASGGYMPIVATSDKRLKAIATVSGMMDNMASYFGAMSKEQLMPLFEMANNARQKAYETGNMEYYDALNMNAIDPNNLPEGAVGEGYDYYMTKRAGKETYPNYSHMAPMTLMENAPMTSAVTYAPFLYTPYLGIIGEKADTGILTEMFYDKCSEPKELFKVPGATHVSLYDIDQDVDQAVAKMDEFFKKHSK; encoded by the coding sequence ATGAGCAATTTCAAAGCAGGAACAAACGAAGTAACTTTTAAAAGTCAAGGCGCAACATTGGCGGGACTTATTTTTACACCGGAGAATTTTGACGCATCCGAGAAGTATCCAACCGTGGTATTTTCTGGTCCTTTCAATCAAGTAAAAGAGCAAATGGGATCTGTTTACGGCAAAAAAATGGCCGCTTTGGGCTATGTATTCTTGTCATATGATCCGTACAGCTTCGGTGAAAGCGAAGGCATGCCTAGAAATAACGAGCATGCTCATCATAAAATGGAAAGTATCCGAGACGCGGTTAGTTATTTAGGTACTTTGCCTTTCGTGGATAGAGACAAACTCTTTGGATTTGGCGGATGCGCAAGCGGAGGATACATGCCAATCGTAGCGACATCAGACAAACGATTGAAAGCTATCGCCACAGTGAGCGGAATGATGGACAACATGGCGTCTTACTTCGGAGCGATGAGCAAAGAACAACTTATGCCACTATTCGAAATGGCGAACAATGCTCGGCAAAAAGCTTACGAAACAGGTAACATGGAATATTATGACGCATTGAACATGAATGCAATTGATCCGAACAATCTTCCTGAAGGCGCAGTAGGCGAAGGCTACGACTACTACATGACAAAAAGAGCAGGAAAAGAAACATATCCCAACTATTCGCACATGGCTCCGATGACATTGATGGAGAATGCTCCTATGACAAGCGCTGTCACCTATGCTCCTTTTCTTTACACGCCATACTTGGGCATTATCGGCGAGAAGGCTGATACTGGTATTCTCACCGAGATGTTTTACGATAAATGCAGCGAGCCAAAGGAGCTTTTCAAGGTACCAGGCGCCACCCACGTTAGTCTTTATGATATAGACCAAGACGTAGATCAAGCCGTGGCGAAAATGGATGAGTTCTTTAAAAAACACTCCAAATAA
- a CDS encoding helix-turn-helix transcriptional regulator, giving the protein MKMISYNSISEFHKENNFSPPENPLFSIIHTQMKESETSKCEEEKSESISMTNNFYSISLKNIISGEIVYGRTKYDCTNGTLLFTAPNQTMVFKNMVFSSEAFHIAFHKDYLNGSPLFDKIKKYHFFNYHVNEALHLSPKEEKLMKSLFKNIETEYHNNQDEFSKEIILSHLETLLKYADRYYKRQFLDRKQINQTLHTRFKNILNEYFATQQLEEKGIPTVDWLAKQLGVSHRYMSDTIKAETGKTAVDQINLYLIEESKNLLLAPNTSISETAYKLGFEYPQYFSRLFKKKTGISPKEYIESAGMN; this is encoded by the coding sequence ATGAAAATGATAAGCTACAATTCTATTTCAGAATTCCATAAAGAGAACAACTTTTCACCACCAGAAAATCCTTTGTTTAGCATCATCCACACTCAAATGAAGGAAAGCGAGACCAGCAAATGCGAAGAAGAAAAATCTGAGTCAATCAGCATGACCAACAACTTCTACTCTATCAGTCTTAAAAATATCATTTCGGGTGAAATAGTATATGGACGAACCAAGTATGATTGTACTAACGGCACATTGCTCTTCACAGCTCCAAATCAGACCATGGTATTCAAAAATATGGTGTTCAGTTCCGAGGCTTTTCACATCGCATTCCACAAAGATTATCTCAATGGAAGCCCTTTGTTTGACAAGATCAAAAAATACCATTTCTTTAATTACCACGTGAATGAAGCTCTTCATCTATCGCCCAAAGAAGAAAAGCTCATGAAGTCTCTATTCAAAAATATCGAGACCGAATACCATAACAACCAAGATGAATTCAGCAAAGAAATTATCCTGTCCCATTTGGAGACTTTGCTAAAATACGCGGATAGGTACTACAAACGACAATTTTTGGATCGAAAACAAATCAATCAAACCTTGCACACTCGCTTCAAAAATATACTAAACGAATATTTCGCCACGCAACAATTGGAAGAAAAAGGCATACCAACAGTTGATTGGCTGGCCAAGCAACTGGGCGTTAGTCATCGGTATATGAGCGATACTATTAAAGCGGAAACGGGCAAAACCGCCGTTGACCAAATCAATCTGTACCTGATCGAAGAGTCCAAAAACTTATTGCTCGCACCCAACACTTCCATATCGGAAACAGCATATAAGCTTGGCTTTGAGTACCCGCAATACTTCTCGAGATTATTTAAGAAGAAAACAGGAATAAGCCCAAAAGAATATATAGAGTCAGCAGGGATGAATTAA
- a CDS encoding DUF4476 domain-containing protein — protein sequence MLKKFTFVSIITLFLLNLAFAQVATYNIPQTIRANQVSIAFEKVKSSSSNYYINYKAKNVGDGVLVIDRSEIALLQGDGEMRPTSGQTVLKSGESKTIYNAFRVKSPIKAHADLLKLNLHGIRYAVGNGESLNADKLTLASGANQSVGDFKIKLMEYNVYSDRVFVEVKCSYEGGKNRVGKIDLEKITVEGGKAKIVKKGDIVFNGKSYTFAINITPEGNSKYFIDWTGVFQVLNLTEIKFETIDIKSSAYKEPVEEVAEVVEETKEKPKSSTSEPCALTYNEFSSLRDDLKSEIDSGGKPVPMASEYLQVKGCVNAAQVVELMGLFNLDAPRLKFAKMAYQFTSDKHKYYLAVKELAYNKNKEALEEFLEQQ from the coding sequence ATGCTTAAAAAATTTACTTTTGTTTCAATTATTACTTTATTTCTTCTCAATCTCGCTTTCGCGCAAGTTGCGACGTACAATATCCCGCAGACGATTCGCGCAAATCAAGTCAGCATTGCTTTTGAAAAAGTGAAATCGTCTTCATCCAATTATTATATCAATTACAAAGCGAAGAATGTTGGCGACGGAGTTTTAGTCATTGATAGATCCGAGATAGCCTTGCTTCAAGGAGACGGCGAGATGCGACCAACCTCTGGACAGACTGTATTGAAATCAGGTGAAAGCAAAACCATATACAATGCGTTCCGAGTAAAATCTCCGATTAAGGCTCATGCTGATTTGTTGAAGCTTAATTTGCATGGCATCCGGTATGCTGTGGGCAATGGCGAATCATTAAATGCCGATAAGTTGACTCTTGCTTCCGGCGCGAATCAGAGCGTTGGCGATTTTAAAATCAAGCTTATGGAATACAATGTTTACAGCGACCGCGTATTCGTTGAAGTGAAGTGTTCTTACGAAGGAGGCAAAAATAGAGTGGGGAAAATCGATCTTGAGAAAATAACTGTCGAAGGGGGAAAGGCCAAGATTGTGAAGAAGGGAGATATTGTGTTTAATGGGAAGTCCTATACATTTGCGATTAATATCACGCCTGAAGGAAATTCTAAATATTTTATTGACTGGACGGGCGTATTCCAAGTGCTGAATTTGACAGAGATAAAGTTTGAAACGATTGATATCAAAAGTTCCGCGTATAAAGAGCCTGTCGAAGAAGTCGCGGAAGTTGTGGAGGAGACAAAAGAAAAGCCGAAAAGCAGTACATCGGAACCTTGCGCGCTGACATATAATGAATTCTCTTCTTTGAGAGACGATTTGAAGTCCGAAATTGATAGCGGAGGTAAGCCGGTTCCTATGGCCAGTGAGTATCTGCAAGTCAAAGGTTGCGTGAATGCCGCTCAAGTAGTGGAGTTGATGGGCTTGTTCAACTTGGATGCTCCTCGTCTTAAGTTTGCAAAGATGGCTTATCAATTTACATCAGACAAGCATAAATACTATTTGGCTGTCAAAGAGCTGGCTTACAATAAGAATAAAGAGGCTCTTGAAGAATTCTTGGAACAGCAATAA
- a CDS encoding NAD(P)-binding domain-containing protein produces MTVANVVIVGSGPAGIGVASLLNQTDIDYIVIEKKDIGNSFLEWPENMEMITPSFPSNAFGQMDLNSICEASSPAYSFNKEHLNGKEYAKYLTALAAYQGLVVKTNTEVSGVRKVNRGFVLETNQGEYKCKYLIWAAGEFQNPQINNIQGTQYCIHSSLIKKPANLKGEEFIVIGGYESGVQIAAELINNNKRVTLINPVSVDQADTSDPSVVLSPYTFVKYNKFKSSSNYTEIIGEVVSVTKENDTYIVLLEDKTVFKTKHAPICATGFSLVQKPIEELITFRDDGYPLLNEDNDEFYDQDNIYLSGPSVRHGDHIFCFIYKFRQRFGVIVEDILTKEMYSVTDIVSLVKNWKRNGFYLSDLSCCGEECVC; encoded by the coding sequence ATGACAGTTGCCAATGTGGTAATAGTCGGATCTGGCCCTGCGGGGATTGGGGTTGCTTCACTACTCAATCAAACGGATATCGACTATATTGTAATAGAGAAAAAAGACATAGGAAATTCGTTTTTAGAGTGGCCGGAAAACATGGAGATGATCACCCCGTCGTTTCCCAGCAATGCTTTCGGGCAAATGGACCTGAATTCCATATGTGAAGCATCCTCACCTGCTTATTCTTTCAATAAAGAGCATTTGAATGGCAAAGAGTATGCTAAATACTTAACAGCCTTGGCAGCGTATCAAGGGCTTGTCGTGAAGACCAACACAGAGGTAAGCGGTGTGCGAAAAGTCAACAGGGGCTTTGTGCTTGAGACTAATCAAGGCGAGTATAAATGCAAGTATCTGATCTGGGCTGCCGGAGAGTTTCAAAACCCACAAATCAATAATATCCAAGGAACTCAATATTGCATACACAGCTCCTTGATCAAGAAACCTGCTAATCTGAAGGGGGAAGAATTTATAGTTATAGGTGGTTATGAGAGTGGAGTTCAAATAGCCGCCGAGTTAATAAATAATAATAAAAGAGTTACTTTAATAAATCCAGTAAGTGTCGATCAAGCAGATACAAGCGATCCATCAGTAGTACTGTCTCCTTATACTTTTGTCAAATACAATAAATTCAAGAGCTCTTCAAACTATACCGAAATAATAGGCGAAGTAGTGTCAGTGACTAAAGAAAATGATACGTACATAGTTCTATTGGAGGATAAAACGGTTTTTAAAACGAAACATGCACCAATTTGCGCTACAGGCTTTTCTTTGGTTCAAAAACCCATAGAAGAATTGATTACTTTCAGAGATGATGGTTATCCGCTTTTAAATGAAGACAATGATGAGTTTTATGATCAGGATAATATTTATCTCTCAGGACCTTCTGTGAGGCATGGCGATCATATTTTTTGCTTTATATACAAGTTCAGGCAACGATTTGGGGTAATCGTGGAGGATATTTTGACCAAGGAGATGTACAGCGTTACAGATATAGTCTCGTTAGTGAAAAATTGGAAAAGGAATGGGTTTTATTTGTCGGATTTAAGCTGTTGCGGAGAAGAATGTGTTTGTTAG
- a CDS encoding VanW family protein, giving the protein MIRELVPTNLKVAVHVLKNTVLDLLNGYAFSFAKRRHEDTPRINVFSITQDLKSNEFKKRNIIIARSFIEQITIFPNEIFSFWRVVGKPTTAKGFVKSRSLINGKTIESTGGGLCQLSGLIYLASIHCGFEILERHNHSVDIYDEKTRYMPLGGDATVAFGYKDLKIRNNLRKPICFQINVEDDSVTVNVKYPEAININQVEFIIANQNDSIKVVDTMINNKKALTSVYQNHKIELNAS; this is encoded by the coding sequence ATGATTAGAGAGTTGGTTCCTACAAATTTGAAAGTGGCCGTTCATGTTCTGAAAAATACTGTGCTTGACTTATTAAATGGCTATGCCTTTTCTTTTGCGAAAAGAAGACATGAGGATACACCTCGAATAAATGTTTTTTCAATCACACAAGATTTAAAATCAAATGAATTCAAGAAACGAAATATAATCATAGCAAGGTCATTCATCGAGCAGATAACTATTTTTCCTAACGAAATATTTTCATTTTGGAGAGTCGTAGGCAAACCTACTACAGCGAAAGGATTTGTTAAAAGCAGGTCTTTGATCAATGGCAAAACAATTGAATCAACTGGAGGAGGCTTGTGTCAGCTTTCAGGTTTAATATATTTGGCTAGCATTCACTGCGGGTTCGAGATACTTGAAAGGCATAATCATTCTGTTGACATTTACGATGAGAAAACAAGATATATGCCTTTAGGGGGAGATGCTACTGTAGCCTTTGGTTATAAAGACTTGAAAATTAGAAATAATCTACGAAAACCAATTTGCTTTCAAATTAATGTAGAAGACGATTCAGTCACTGTAAATGTGAAATATCCCGAGGCAATAAATATCAATCAAGTTGAATTTATCATTGCGAATCAAAATGATAGCATCAAAGTCGTGGATACAATGATCAATAATAAAAAAGCTTTGACATCTGTTTATCAGAATCATAAAATAGAATTAAATGCTAGCTGA
- a CDS encoding class I SAM-dependent methyltransferase translates to MKAEIIRYYDSLARIYDKDRFSNSYGKYIHSQELKVLNKYLSKKKIDKNLDLACGTGRFLDFAKYGADISLEMIKLSRDKFPSKIIVHGDAEELRFEDKSFENVYSFHLLMHLDLETLTRIQKEVSRICKANGLFIFDIPSEKRRRLFGFKRTSWHGGYQISYDELKGIINNDWEIVDYHGVAFFPIHRIPKKFRKLFIPLDTIFCNSIFKEYSSHLIFILKKK, encoded by the coding sequence TTGAAAGCAGAAATAATTAGGTATTATGATAGCTTAGCGAGAATATATGATAAAGATAGATTTTCGAATAGTTATGGGAAGTACATTCATAGCCAAGAGCTTAAAGTGCTCAACAAGTATTTATCAAAAAAGAAAATAGATAAGAATCTTGATTTGGCATGTGGTACAGGCCGTTTTCTTGATTTTGCTAAATATGGAGCGGATATAAGCCTTGAAATGATCAAACTTAGCCGTGATAAATTTCCAAGTAAGATTATTGTCCATGGTGATGCTGAAGAATTGCGTTTCGAAGATAAATCTTTTGAGAATGTGTATTCATTCCATCTTTTGATGCATTTGGATTTGGAGACTTTAACACGAATTCAAAAAGAAGTTTCTAGAATTTGCAAGGCTAATGGACTCTTTATTTTTGATATTCCTTCGGAAAAGCGCCGAAGGCTATTTGGCTTTAAAAGAACTTCATGGCATGGAGGATATCAAATAAGCTATGATGAATTAAAAGGTATTATAAATAATGACTGGGAAATTGTGGATTATCATGGAGTTGCTTTTTTTCCAATTCATCGCATTCCCAAAAAGTTCAGAAAGCTATTTATTCCGCTTGATACCATTTTTTGCAATTCCATATTCAAAGAGTATAGTTCTCATCTGATATTTATTTTAAAGAAAAAATGA
- a CDS encoding SMI1/KNR4 family protein yields the protein MISEIIKLFKEEATHEINCGVEEMKLDRIEKELSIKFPPLLRELYLVTNGAYDGGLLIFLSIDELKNINEFDFGYYSENESVNNILWEFNAVGEPNCLIKNSQNYYSFMDYNFGGAYWFINLNQNDAEYGQIKLIYNQSNEHFKCQNTINDFFNIFNLEGCIESLLGSEDEIKFYSLT from the coding sequence ATGATTTCTGAAATAATCAAATTGTTTAAAGAAGAAGCGACGCATGAAATAAATTGCGGGGTTGAAGAAATGAAACTTGATCGTATTGAAAAAGAATTGTCAATCAAGTTTCCACCTTTATTACGAGAGCTTTATCTAGTGACAAATGGAGCATATGACGGAGGACTTTTAATATTTTTATCTATTGATGAGTTGAAAAACATTAATGAGTTTGACTTTGGTTATTATAGTGAGAATGAGTCTGTGAATAATATTTTATGGGAATTTAACGCTGTTGGCGAACCGAATTGTTTAATAAAAAACTCACAAAACTATTATTCATTTATGGATTATAATTTTGGCGGTGCATATTGGTTTATAAATTTAAATCAAAATGATGCTGAATATGGGCAAATAAAATTAATATATAACCAGTCAAATGAGCATTTCAAATGTCAGAATACAATAAATGATTTTTTTAATATATTCAATCTTGAAGGGTGCATAGAATCTCTTTTAGGTTCAGAAGATGAAATTAAATTCTATTCATTAACTTAA
- a CDS encoding serine hydrolase domain-containing protein, with protein MNKTLLIFLLTTFAMISCKQENRSSLKSEQSQAIKDSLTIEIEKLSKGYFNGLGVAVVDSSGVIYAKGIGFADMEKKKPYTSHTIQPIASVSKTLIGIALLKAQEKGLLNLDDPISNHLPFQVNNPSHPDDPITIRHLATHTSSIMDTEDYMNRSYILEGNSDGVSIEDIPQSFNPNEDKISLSEFLENYLTAQGHWYDKDAFSANKPGEMFEYTNVGSTLAAHIIEQVSNQTYADFTIEHILRPLNMTHSSWTYDSVEFENVSKLYSNPETKVPYYSLITYPDGGLLTTVSDLSKYLNELIKGYSGSGTLLSQRSYRELFKKQLTAEQFSDRNPNHPYKDDYDIGIFIGFSAMDNIGHTGGDPGVSSMMFFNAKDKVGRILLVNTNIENQNGVNAYYKIYDKLGEYASKLN; from the coding sequence ATGAACAAAACACTGCTAATTTTTTTACTAACAACATTTGCGATGATTTCTTGCAAGCAAGAAAATAGATCATCTCTAAAAAGCGAGCAAAGTCAAGCCATAAAAGACAGTTTAACTATCGAAATCGAGAAATTAAGCAAAGGATATTTCAACGGGTTGGGAGTGGCTGTTGTAGATTCTTCGGGAGTGATTTATGCAAAAGGAATCGGCTTCGCTGATATGGAAAAGAAGAAACCCTACACTTCGCATACGATCCAACCCATTGCTTCAGTTTCGAAAACGTTGATAGGAATCGCTTTGCTGAAAGCGCAAGAAAAGGGTTTATTGAATCTTGACGATCCGATAAGCAATCATTTGCCTTTTCAAGTAAATAATCCGTCTCATCCTGATGATCCTATAACCATTAGGCATTTAGCCACGCATACTTCATCAATAATGGATACTGAAGATTATATGAACCGTTCTTACATTTTGGAAGGGAATAGTGATGGTGTTAGCATTGAGGATATTCCCCAGAGCTTCAATCCCAATGAGGATAAGATTTCGCTTTCGGAGTTTTTAGAGAATTATTTGACGGCACAAGGTCATTGGTATGATAAAGATGCTTTTTCGGCGAATAAACCTGGAGAAATGTTCGAATATACCAATGTAGGCTCTACTCTTGCCGCGCATATAATTGAGCAGGTTTCAAATCAGACTTATGCGGATTTTACAATAGAGCATATTCTTCGTCCATTGAATATGACACATTCGAGTTGGACTTATGATTCGGTTGAATTTGAAAATGTATCCAAGCTGTATTCCAATCCAGAGACTAAAGTGCCATACTATTCCTTGATCACGTACCCTGACGGTGGTTTGTTGACTACGGTTAGCGATTTGAGCAAATATCTTAACGAATTGATTAAAGGATATTCGGGGAGCGGCACTCTTCTTTCTCAAAGGAGTTATCGTGAACTATTTAAAAAGCAATTGACAGCTGAGCAATTCAGTGATAGGAATCCAAATCATCCTTATAAAGATGATTATGACATTGGGATTTTCATTGGTTTTTCGGCTATGGACAATATTGGACACACAGGCGGGGATCCGGGAGTATCATCCATGATGTTTTTCAATGCAAAAGATAAAGTAGGAAGAATCTTGCTCGTAAATACAAATATTGAGAATCAAAACGGAGTCAATGCTTATTACAAGATATATGATAAGCTTGGAGAGTACGCTTCGAAGTTGAATTAA